The genomic segment GTTGTGGCTCATGTCCAGCGTGGTCAGGTGTCTCCAGATAGGAACCAGCGCCGTGACAGGACAgccaggctccgccccctcagGTTCCCACTGCGGGAACTCGCTGGCCTCTGGGACGAGGACGGACTGGAGGGAGGGAAGAGATCACAGGTTCAGGTTCTGGAGCATCTGGACCCAGGCTCCAGGTTCTGGCTTCAGGTTCTGGACTGGCTCACCATCATGGACCCAGTAGAGCGGTGGAGGTTCAGTGTAGCCAAGCTGGCCCTCAGGGACGGCAGGCCCTGGATCTGCTGCGAGCTGCAGTCGCTGATCTGAAGATGGAGACGGAGAGACGCTTTCAGCACAAACATGATCAACCTCTCTGTGACGTCGTTGGAACTTTGAAGAACATCAGGAGTTAAATGTTCTCAGATCTCACGCCGGTTGTCCTGCTGAAGCATTGTGGGAGCTGAAGTTACCTCAATCTGCAGCAGGGACTTGAACACTGACAGGTCGAAGGGGAGACTGGTCTCCTGGATGTTACTGGTTCCTACTGGACCTCTGCTCCCTGAAAtctgagcagaaccagaacctgcatGAACACCCATGCACTCTGCAGCAAGAACACGCAGTGAGGCGGCAATACCTTGAGGTAGCGCAGCCTGCAGGTGAAGTCCAGGATGTGTCCCAGGTCCGTTCTGGCGTCTCCGCTGAGgcaggtgggcgtggccagGCGGAGCTGCTGGGAGACGGAGTAAAGCTGGAGCGGACGCAGGGAAAACACCTCTCctgcctgcagcagctgctcccCTGCAGCACAGAGACACAGCAGCTAGATGTAACCAGCATTTCACCAGCAGATCCAGAATTTTCCAGTGGTTCTGCCTCTTTGTCTAAAAACGGTGTAAAATGGTTCCTCTGACCTTTATGGAAGAGCTCCTCCGCCAGCGCTGCTGTGATGCCATTAATCTCCTGAAACAAGAGATCCAAAGGATTTAATTTaggatttaacaacaagagCCAGAAATCAACCATCAGTTGGAAAAACatcacagagagaaaaggagaactGATAGCCAGCAGTCCCCTGCCTGACAgccacattttcagtctgaccTTCTGCTTTTGGTTCAACTTCAAGCTGTTATGAAACAGGaagacaataaaacagtttggttgttttgtagCAGAGCAGCTCCATGTTCTCACATTGATAGAGACTTCCTTTGACACTAGGGGGCGTTGTGGAGCAGAGAAAGAACATAATCCGGACACATAGGAGAGATTTTACCACAAAAGTctaatttaaactaatttgtgagaaaaagtGCCAGAACATGTCTTAGATTGAGGTGGtaactttaaaaagaagctCATCTGGACATTTTTATAAGTGTTATGGTAGAACTAGGTTCATTCCTGGACCAGAATATGTCCGGATTGGGAGTCTGGATCCGGTTCCAGGTGAGTCCGGACCTGAGAAACGTTCTACCCTGTTAATCCGGTTCTACCAATAACACTGAGAAAAGTATACTTGATGTGTTGCTCTGAGATTTACATCAATCTCAGAGAACTTTTGCCGTTTGTGTCgcagatttctgactttataaactgaaaactttttttttgcaacttacAGATTTTCCAATATTAGAGAATATCTTGGTTTTTAACATCAAAAGTCTTAATCgggaaaatatactttttatgCAAATTCCCAACATCAGTCTATATCCAAGTTTTTATCTTGTATATATGGGAAATTAAtcttaattaattattattattggtgaATTAAGTTCTTTGTGGTCGCAttgtctctttttgtttgaCCAACATTGGgcataaaacactaaaaataacattaaagagGCAATATTATGCATTTTGCAGGGTCATAGTGCCACATTATAACACAAacatgttaccttcagttgctataaaaatgttatatgtatatcaaatatgactaaaacattttactttggtaCTCTGTGACTGCAGCTCTAAGGAGAAGCTGCACCTTGTAGGTGGGGCTAGGTCCAGTCAGGTGTTTTGAAGGTGTTGCCAcagagatgaaaggatttctcaaacatgcatgaaagaatcaaagcaccAGTTCAGGTGTGGTTTTGATCAGGGAATAGCATTATTGCATGATGCAATGcttaaaaaagttgatttgagttatttttttaaactggagcAGGACGTTTTCTGTCAGCCATGACCAAACGAGCTGGTCGTAGTCCACCTGATCAGGTGATACTCACATAGAGGTGGAAGTGCAGGAAGTAGGCGAGCGGAGCGGGCGTGGCCTCTGGAAACTGCTGCAGCAGCGTCTGCAGGTAGAGCTCCAGCTCCTTCTGCCGCCGCTCCACGAGACTCTTGGAGTTCTTCCCCAGGATCTTCTTGGGAGGAAGCAGATGGCGGTCCACCTTCTTTTCTGCCGTCAGCTGCAGATTCAGGAGGAAAACATAGACAATGCTACAGTTTGACGCCTTTCTCCTCAAATCCAGGCAAATCACAGTCCTCAAAGTGTTCAACAGTTACACAACAAACAATAATACAACTGAAAACTATGGGGTTGAGATGGGAGGGGAAagtgttaaagctgcagtttgtttttataaaaaaaaatatgtttttacatatttgttaaaactgtcaccatgtcctgGGCTGTTGCTCACCTTCTCATGCAGCTCGTAGAAATCGCTGTAGCGGTGCTTCACCGTCCACCGGTGCAGACCGTCCGTTACATCGATGATGTAGACCTGAAGGGAAACAACAAAGCCGTCTCCATGGTTACTGcatcaaaacacagcagatcTGTTTAACTGTTAAGCTAATCTGATGCTTGGTTGGTGCTGCATTGATGAATCACTGCCTTAACGCAACGTGGCATGCAccctgtggttctgctgaggttctggAAGTTCAGAATGATTTGGACTGGTGATTGTTGCCTCTGGTGACCTTTAACATCCTATTAACGATTTCATCTAGCGGTCCTTCTGGATCTCTAAATGAAATCCTAAATGCTTTGGGATTTCATCCTAATCTGATCTGAGAGAAAactttggaccactgagcaaTGCAGGACAGTCTTTGGCTCTGGAATGTAAGAGCTGTCTTGGATTGGATGcctctttttccttccattgaACTTTCCATTAATGTACTTGCATAAAGCCCAGTTCATGCTGAGCTTTATGCATAAAAAAAGCCCAGCTTCTCCGCTAACTGACCGTTTGTAGCTTCCCCTCCTTATGGAGAGTCTCACTGAGCGTCTGCTGCCTTTCCCGTGATTTTAAGAACCATAACTCAATGTTTTAGTCTTtgaaatcttgttttatttgcattatttaatattacaaaCTTGTGATAAACTAGATTTGATCCTTCCTGTAACTGTAAGCGTTAATCGTTAAAATGTAGGAAAATAAACAGGAGAGCTACGTCACTGTGTGTAATGTAGCCCTGATGCCTGTTTCATTAATCGAGACCAAATGTGTTACCATGACAACGGCAGATCTAAAGCCTCCGAGAGGGGCTGAAGGGCTGAAGTCTGTCTGAATGTTTCCTTTAGCATCGGTGCTGCTACAACCCCAGCTAGCAGCCGTACCGTGTAGCTCTCCACCAGCTCCGAACCGACCACAGTCACCTTCCGGGCCGGAACCGCCTCTGGAAAAGGGCCGTGCTCCATCCTGATCTGCGGAGAAACACGCCGAACCGACTAGAGCGTTTAAAAAGCCGACATTTAATTAAAACCGCGTCACAGAGAACCCGCCGCCATGTTTGTTAtgatgcagcagctgctgaccgcttcaaaaaactttattaacaaTTCTTttgacaaacaggaagttgttaAACTGGAGTcatgtgatttgttttcttgtttctgtgtctgttgGCTCTGAAACgtattttgttggtttattctgcttttgcataactttgactttgttgttcttgttaaatgtttaatggTCGATGTGGCCGCATGATGCACTTTAAgcagtttaataaagtttttcactTAAAGAGCCTTCTGTGTCATTTCTGgctttttatcctttttctaAATGTATCTTAAATACACTATTACTGCaatttgatttctatttttatttatttattattgattatcTAATTACTAACAATATTAGACCCGTGTTGTAGTATTGCAacatcaaacaacaaaaagttataatgttaatttttcttcttcttcttcttcttcttcttcttcttcttcttcttcttcttcttcttcttcttcttattcttattcttattattattattattattattattattattattattattattattattattatttttgattgaacTCTATTGTTCGGATTAGATAACGCAAACCGAGCAACAAAGACCACTACTCCTGAACTCAGCAAGATCTCAGTGACCTAGATTAATGGAAcaagaagaaagtaaaaaaataagaaaatggtCATTGCAATATCTAAAACGTGTGtacatgtgtcatttttgtgcAACACttgcacaaaatgcaaaatacatcatgttttatgttacatttaactttacaacattTCCATCAAAcctcccaaaaaaacaaaatgaaatgaaaacgtCATATTTTATTCTCCAAAATAGAAAACCATTGCACGACTGAACTTCTTTTTGTCGCGTTTATTTACTCCTCCAGGGTTAAAGGTGAATTTCTAGAGCTCACTATAAACATGTCTCTGAGCGGGTATTCATGCTTTTACCCACCCTGCGGTTTCACGGATGTTTTTAAAGTGGAGTAATAAATTCCAACCGCGTGGTGGCGCTGCTGGAGCAGGGACGGGACAGAAGGCATCTGTTCTGAGGAAgacttttcttttgtcttcaaCATGCCCCCTGCTTGATTCATCGGTTGACCTGGTTTCTGATTCATCTTCTCAGctttatattttgatgattaCTATCATCAAACTTGTTGTTAATATTACACATCAAATATGCTGGTCAATATTCCagttattatggttcaaaagcaactctaaacaagtgattagtcttgatttaaaggactcagtgtttctgctgatttgcagttttctggaagtttgttccagatttgtggagcata from the Xiphophorus maculatus strain JP 163 A chromosome 20, X_maculatus-5.0-male, whole genome shotgun sequence genome contains:
- the nisch gene encoding nischarin isoform X2, with the protein product MEHGPFPEAVPARKVTVVGSELVESYTVYIIDVTDGLHRWTVKHRYSDFYELHEKLTAEKKVDRHLLPPKKILGKNSKSLVERRQKELELYLQTLLQQFPEATPAPLAYFLHFHLYEINGITAALAEELFHKGEQLLQAGEVFSLRPLQLYSVSQQLRLATPTCLSGDARTDLGHILDFTCRLRYLKISGSRGPVGTSNIQETSLPFDLSVFKSLLQIEISDCSSQQIQGLPSLRASLATLNLHRSTGSMMSVLVPEASEFPQWEPEGAEPGCPVTALVPIWRHLTTLDMSHNRIGAVDDSVKLIPKVEFLDLSYNQLSSVENLQHLYSLVHVDLSYNRLRSLEAAHTRLGNIKTLSLAGNQLETLSGLSKLYSLVNLDLSHNQLAQLEEIRNIGALPCLEKLNLSSNPMCIIPDYRTKVLAQFGDRAAEVSLDCRATTEKELDTVEVLKAIQKAKEVKDRMSSSDKKISEDSRASAAPPASSSSSSSSCPSQGLTSREDDPDPPDTPPPLDAKPPPNIADTHLLSAEPAQDILAGCMVMSA
- the nisch gene encoding nischarin isoform X3, whose product is MEHGPFPEAVPARKVTVVGSELVESYTVYIIDVTDGLHRWTVKHRYSDFYELHEKLTAEKKVDRHLLPPKKILGKNSKSLVERRQKELELYLQTLLQQFPEATPAPLAYFLHFHLYEINGITAALAEELFHKGEQLLQAGEVFSLRPLQLYSVSQQLRLATPTCLSGDARTDLGHILDFTCRLRYLKISGSRGPVGTSNIQETSLPFDLSVFKSLLQIEISDCSSQQIQGLPSLRASLATLNLHRSTGSMMSVLVPEASEFPQWEPEGAEPGCPVTALVPIWRHLTTLDMSHNRIGAVDDSVKLIPKVEFLDLSYNQLSSVENLQHLYSLVHVDLSYNRLRSLEAAHTRLGNIKTLSLAGNQLETLSGLSKLYSLVNLDLSHNQLAQLEEIRNIGALPCLEKLNLSSNPMCIIPDYRTKVLAQFGDRAAEVSLDCRATTEKELDTVEVLKAIQKAKEVKDRMSSSDKKISEDSRASAAPPASSSSSSSSCPSQGNHD
- the nisch gene encoding nischarin isoform X4 produces the protein MEHGPFPEAVPARKVTVVGSELVESYTVYIIDVTDGLHRWTVKHRYSDFYELHEKLTAEKKVDRHLLPPKKILGKNSKSLVERRQKELELYLQTLLQQFPEATPAPLAYFLHFHLYEINGITAALAEELFHKGEQLLQAGEVFSLRPLQLYSVSQQLRLATPTCLSGDARTDLGHILDFTCRLRYLKISGSRGPVGTSNIQETSLPFDLSVFKSLLQIEISDCSSQQIQGLPSLRASLATLNLHRSTGSMMSVLVPEASEFPQWEPEGAEPGCPVTALVPIWRHLTTLDMSHNRIGAVDDSVKLIPKVEFLDLSYNQLSSVENLQHLYSLVHVDLSYNRLRSLEAAHTRLGNIKTLSLAGNQLETLSGLSKLYSLVNLDLSHNQLAQLEEIRNIGALPCLEKLNLSSNPMCIIPDYRTKVLAQFGDRAAEVSLDCRATTEKELDTVEVLKAIQKAKEVKDRMSSSDKK